In Oncorhynchus kisutch isolate 150728-3 linkage group LG5, Okis_V2, whole genome shotgun sequence, a genomic segment contains:
- the tfap2c gene encoding transcription factor AP-2 gamma isoform X3, whose translation MSLLERLESDWRERHDGSSNGNPRLPHLPAVSQHIYSPSPSLSHSANSDFQPPYFPPPYQPISYPQSSDPYSHLGDPFNINSIHQSSSNQQQSWPGRHGQEGLGPHSRSGLASQILGLDGGSSGLRREGFRRPELLPPHAHSIESTIIGDNIGLHEMGHGLDDVQHVDDHSIIMADQTVIKKVLGLRGGRNLDRLQRTYYEGGILAGEDEGPLSLPKGNSLGLPFQKESLLGMVSNPTEVFCSVPGRLSLLSSTSKYKVTVAEVQRRLSPPECLNASLLGGVLRRAKSKNGGRSLREKLDKIGLNLPAGRRKAANVTLLTALVEGEAVHLARDFGYSCETEFPAKAIAEYLGRPHVERNEVNSRKNMLLAAKQICKEFTDLLTQDRSPLGNTRPAPILDQGIQGCLTHFSLITHGFGSPAICAAMTSLQNYLNEALKQVDKMYLSSGSDTQGSSDNGSKASDKMEKHRK comes from the exons ATGTCTTTACTCGAGAGGCTCGAATCAGACTGGCGG GAAAGGCACGACGGGAGTAGCAATGGGAACCCCCGCTTACCTCACCTCCCCGCAGTGAGCCAGCACATTTACAGCCCGTCGCCGTCCCTCTCCCACTCCGCCAACTCAGACTTCCAACCCCCGTACTTCCCACCTCCATACCAGCCTATATCATACCCCCAGTCCAGTGACCCCTACTCGCACCTCGGCGACCCTTTCAACATCAACTCCATACACCAGTCGTCCTCTAACCAACAGCAGTCATGGCCGGGGCGACATGGTCAAGAAGGACTGGGACCTCATTCGCGAAGCGGACTCGCGAGCCAGATTCTGGGCCTGGATGGCGGCTCGTCCGGCTTGAGAAGAGAAGGCTTCCGTCGGCCAGAGCTGTTACCGCCTCACGCCCATAGCATTGAGTCAACCATCATTGGTGATAACATAGGACTGCATGAAATGGGCCATGGCCTGGATGATGTTCAA CATGTAGATGACCACAGTATTATAATGGCAGATCAGACAGTCATCAAAAAAG TACTAGGACTACGAGGGGGCAGAAACCTTGATCGCTTACAGAGGACTTATTATGAGGGGGGCATTCTTGCGGGTGAGGATGAAG GCCCCTTGTCCCTCCCCAAGGGCAACTCATTGGGCCTGCCATTCCAGAAGGAGTCCCTGTTAGGCATGGTGTCCAACCCCACCGAGGTGTTCTGCTCAGTGCCTGGACGTCTCTCGCTTCTCAGCTCCACCTCCAAGTACAAGGTGACTGTGGCAGAGGTGCAACGGCGTCTGTCTCCTCCCGAATGCCTCAACGCCTCTTTGCTAGGGGGAGTCCTACGTAG AGCCAAGTCTAAAAATGGTGGCCGGTCATTGAGAGAGAAACTGGACAAGATTGGGCTCAACCTGCCCGCTGGAAGGAGAAAGGCTGCTAACGTCACCCTGTTAACTGCACTGGTAGAAG GAGAAGCCGTTCACTTAGCAAGGGATTTTGGCTACTCGTGTGAGACAGAGTTCCCGGCAAAGGCCATCGCTGAATACCTTGGTCGACCACACGTGGAACGTAATGAGGTCAACTCCCGCAAGAACATGCTCCTTGCTGCTAA GCAAATCTGTAAAGAGTTCACCGATCTGCTGACTCAGGACCGTTCGCCTCTGGGGAACACGCGGCCGGCGCCCATCCTGGATCAGGGCATCCAGGGCTGCCTGACCCACTTCAGCCTCATCACCCACGGCTTCGGCTCGCCGGCCATCTGCGCCGCCATGACCTCCCTCCAGAACTACCTGAATGAGGCCCTCAAACAGGTGGACAAAATGTACCTGAGCTCGGGCAGCGACACGCAGGGCTCCTCCGACAACGGTAGCAAAGCCTCTGACAAAATGGAGAAGCACAGGAAATGA
- the tfap2c gene encoding transcription factor AP-2 gamma isoform X5 encodes MSLLERLESDWRERHDGSSNGNPRLPHLPAVSQHIYSPSPSLSHSANSDFQPPYFPPPYQPISYPQSSDPYSHLGDPFNINSIHQSSSNQQQSWPGRHGQEGLGPHSRSGLASQILGLDGGSSGLRREGFRRPELLPPHAHSIESTIIGDNIGLHEMGHGLDDVQHVDDHSIIMADQTVIKKGPLSLPKGNSLGLPFQKESLLGMVSNPTEVFCSVPGRLSLLSSTSKYKVTVAEVQRRLSPPECLNASLLGGVLRRAKSKNGGRSLREKLDKIGLNLPAGRRKAANVTLLTALVEGEAVHLARDFGYSCETEFPAKAIAEYLGRPHVERNEVNSRKNMLLAAKQICKEFTDLLTQDRSPLGNTRPAPILDQGIQGCLTHFSLITHGFGSPAICAAMTSLQNYLNEALKQVDKMYLSSGSDTQGSSDNGSKASDKMEKHRK; translated from the exons ATGTCTTTACTCGAGAGGCTCGAATCAGACTGGCGG GAAAGGCACGACGGGAGTAGCAATGGGAACCCCCGCTTACCTCACCTCCCCGCAGTGAGCCAGCACATTTACAGCCCGTCGCCGTCCCTCTCCCACTCCGCCAACTCAGACTTCCAACCCCCGTACTTCCCACCTCCATACCAGCCTATATCATACCCCCAGTCCAGTGACCCCTACTCGCACCTCGGCGACCCTTTCAACATCAACTCCATACACCAGTCGTCCTCTAACCAACAGCAGTCATGGCCGGGGCGACATGGTCAAGAAGGACTGGGACCTCATTCGCGAAGCGGACTCGCGAGCCAGATTCTGGGCCTGGATGGCGGCTCGTCCGGCTTGAGAAGAGAAGGCTTCCGTCGGCCAGAGCTGTTACCGCCTCACGCCCATAGCATTGAGTCAACCATCATTGGTGATAACATAGGACTGCATGAAATGGGCCATGGCCTGGATGATGTTCAA CATGTAGATGACCACAGTATTATAATGGCAGATCAGACAGTCATCAAAAAAG GCCCCTTGTCCCTCCCCAAGGGCAACTCATTGGGCCTGCCATTCCAGAAGGAGTCCCTGTTAGGCATGGTGTCCAACCCCACCGAGGTGTTCTGCTCAGTGCCTGGACGTCTCTCGCTTCTCAGCTCCACCTCCAAGTACAAGGTGACTGTGGCAGAGGTGCAACGGCGTCTGTCTCCTCCCGAATGCCTCAACGCCTCTTTGCTAGGGGGAGTCCTACGTAG AGCCAAGTCTAAAAATGGTGGCCGGTCATTGAGAGAGAAACTGGACAAGATTGGGCTCAACCTGCCCGCTGGAAGGAGAAAGGCTGCTAACGTCACCCTGTTAACTGCACTGGTAGAAG GAGAAGCCGTTCACTTAGCAAGGGATTTTGGCTACTCGTGTGAGACAGAGTTCCCGGCAAAGGCCATCGCTGAATACCTTGGTCGACCACACGTGGAACGTAATGAGGTCAACTCCCGCAAGAACATGCTCCTTGCTGCTAA GCAAATCTGTAAAGAGTTCACCGATCTGCTGACTCAGGACCGTTCGCCTCTGGGGAACACGCGGCCGGCGCCCATCCTGGATCAGGGCATCCAGGGCTGCCTGACCCACTTCAGCCTCATCACCCACGGCTTCGGCTCGCCGGCCATCTGCGCCGCCATGACCTCCCTCCAGAACTACCTGAATGAGGCCCTCAAACAGGTGGACAAAATGTACCTGAGCTCGGGCAGCGACACGCAGGGCTCCTCCGACAACGGTAGCAAAGCCTCTGACAAAATGGAGAAGCACAGGAAATGA
- the tfap2c gene encoding transcription factor AP-2 gamma isoform X1 gives MLWKLADNVKYEDDCEERHDGSSNGNPRLPHLPAVSQHIYSPSPSLSHSANSDFQPPYFPPPYQPISYPQSSDPYSHLGDPFNINSIHQSSSNQQQSWPGRHGQEGLGPHSRSGLASQILGLDGGSSGLRREGFRRPELLPPHAHSIESTIIGDNIGLHEMGHGLDDVQHVDDHSIIMADQTVIKKVLGLRGGRNLDRLQRTYYEGGILAGEDEGPLSLPKGNSLGLPFQKESLLGMVSNPTEVFCSVPGRLSLLSSTSKYKVTVAEVQRRLSPPECLNASLLGGVLRRAKSKNGGRSLREKLDKIGLNLPAGRRKAANVTLLTALVEGEAVHLARDFGYSCETEFPAKAIAEYLGRPHVERNEVNSRKNMLLAAKQICKEFTDLLTQDRSPLGNTRPAPILDQGIQGCLTHFSLITHGFGSPAICAAMTSLQNYLNEALKQVDKMYLSSGSDTQGSSDNGSKASDKMEKHRK, from the exons ATGCTGTGGAAACTAGCAGATAACGTGAAGTACGAGGATGACTGTGAG GAAAGGCACGACGGGAGTAGCAATGGGAACCCCCGCTTACCTCACCTCCCCGCAGTGAGCCAGCACATTTACAGCCCGTCGCCGTCCCTCTCCCACTCCGCCAACTCAGACTTCCAACCCCCGTACTTCCCACCTCCATACCAGCCTATATCATACCCCCAGTCCAGTGACCCCTACTCGCACCTCGGCGACCCTTTCAACATCAACTCCATACACCAGTCGTCCTCTAACCAACAGCAGTCATGGCCGGGGCGACATGGTCAAGAAGGACTGGGACCTCATTCGCGAAGCGGACTCGCGAGCCAGATTCTGGGCCTGGATGGCGGCTCGTCCGGCTTGAGAAGAGAAGGCTTCCGTCGGCCAGAGCTGTTACCGCCTCACGCCCATAGCATTGAGTCAACCATCATTGGTGATAACATAGGACTGCATGAAATGGGCCATGGCCTGGATGATGTTCAA CATGTAGATGACCACAGTATTATAATGGCAGATCAGACAGTCATCAAAAAAG TACTAGGACTACGAGGGGGCAGAAACCTTGATCGCTTACAGAGGACTTATTATGAGGGGGGCATTCTTGCGGGTGAGGATGAAG GCCCCTTGTCCCTCCCCAAGGGCAACTCATTGGGCCTGCCATTCCAGAAGGAGTCCCTGTTAGGCATGGTGTCCAACCCCACCGAGGTGTTCTGCTCAGTGCCTGGACGTCTCTCGCTTCTCAGCTCCACCTCCAAGTACAAGGTGACTGTGGCAGAGGTGCAACGGCGTCTGTCTCCTCCCGAATGCCTCAACGCCTCTTTGCTAGGGGGAGTCCTACGTAG AGCCAAGTCTAAAAATGGTGGCCGGTCATTGAGAGAGAAACTGGACAAGATTGGGCTCAACCTGCCCGCTGGAAGGAGAAAGGCTGCTAACGTCACCCTGTTAACTGCACTGGTAGAAG GAGAAGCCGTTCACTTAGCAAGGGATTTTGGCTACTCGTGTGAGACAGAGTTCCCGGCAAAGGCCATCGCTGAATACCTTGGTCGACCACACGTGGAACGTAATGAGGTCAACTCCCGCAAGAACATGCTCCTTGCTGCTAA GCAAATCTGTAAAGAGTTCACCGATCTGCTGACTCAGGACCGTTCGCCTCTGGGGAACACGCGGCCGGCGCCCATCCTGGATCAGGGCATCCAGGGCTGCCTGACCCACTTCAGCCTCATCACCCACGGCTTCGGCTCGCCGGCCATCTGCGCCGCCATGACCTCCCTCCAGAACTACCTGAATGAGGCCCTCAAACAGGTGGACAAAATGTACCTGAGCTCGGGCAGCGACACGCAGGGCTCCTCCGACAACGGTAGCAAAGCCTCTGACAAAATGGAGAAGCACAGGAAATGA
- the tfap2c gene encoding transcription factor AP-2 gamma isoform X2 produces the protein MLWKLADNVKYEDDCEERHDGSSNGNPRLPHLPAVSQHIYSPSPSLSHSANSDFQPPYFPPPYQPISYPQSSDPYSHLGDPFNINSIHQSSSNQQQSWPGRHGQEGLGPHSRSGLASQILGLDGGSSGLRREGFRRPELLPPHAHSIESTIIGDNIGLHEMGHGLDDVQHVDDHSIIMADQTVIKKVLGLRGGRNLDRLQRTYYEGGILAGPLSLPKGNSLGLPFQKESLLGMVSNPTEVFCSVPGRLSLLSSTSKYKVTVAEVQRRLSPPECLNASLLGGVLRRAKSKNGGRSLREKLDKIGLNLPAGRRKAANVTLLTALVEGEAVHLARDFGYSCETEFPAKAIAEYLGRPHVERNEVNSRKNMLLAAKQICKEFTDLLTQDRSPLGNTRPAPILDQGIQGCLTHFSLITHGFGSPAICAAMTSLQNYLNEALKQVDKMYLSSGSDTQGSSDNGSKASDKMEKHRK, from the exons ATGCTGTGGAAACTAGCAGATAACGTGAAGTACGAGGATGACTGTGAG GAAAGGCACGACGGGAGTAGCAATGGGAACCCCCGCTTACCTCACCTCCCCGCAGTGAGCCAGCACATTTACAGCCCGTCGCCGTCCCTCTCCCACTCCGCCAACTCAGACTTCCAACCCCCGTACTTCCCACCTCCATACCAGCCTATATCATACCCCCAGTCCAGTGACCCCTACTCGCACCTCGGCGACCCTTTCAACATCAACTCCATACACCAGTCGTCCTCTAACCAACAGCAGTCATGGCCGGGGCGACATGGTCAAGAAGGACTGGGACCTCATTCGCGAAGCGGACTCGCGAGCCAGATTCTGGGCCTGGATGGCGGCTCGTCCGGCTTGAGAAGAGAAGGCTTCCGTCGGCCAGAGCTGTTACCGCCTCACGCCCATAGCATTGAGTCAACCATCATTGGTGATAACATAGGACTGCATGAAATGGGCCATGGCCTGGATGATGTTCAA CATGTAGATGACCACAGTATTATAATGGCAGATCAGACAGTCATCAAAAAAG TACTAGGACTACGAGGGGGCAGAAACCTTGATCGCTTACAGAGGACTTATTATGAGGGGGGCATTCTTGCGG GCCCCTTGTCCCTCCCCAAGGGCAACTCATTGGGCCTGCCATTCCAGAAGGAGTCCCTGTTAGGCATGGTGTCCAACCCCACCGAGGTGTTCTGCTCAGTGCCTGGACGTCTCTCGCTTCTCAGCTCCACCTCCAAGTACAAGGTGACTGTGGCAGAGGTGCAACGGCGTCTGTCTCCTCCCGAATGCCTCAACGCCTCTTTGCTAGGGGGAGTCCTACGTAG AGCCAAGTCTAAAAATGGTGGCCGGTCATTGAGAGAGAAACTGGACAAGATTGGGCTCAACCTGCCCGCTGGAAGGAGAAAGGCTGCTAACGTCACCCTGTTAACTGCACTGGTAGAAG GAGAAGCCGTTCACTTAGCAAGGGATTTTGGCTACTCGTGTGAGACAGAGTTCCCGGCAAAGGCCATCGCTGAATACCTTGGTCGACCACACGTGGAACGTAATGAGGTCAACTCCCGCAAGAACATGCTCCTTGCTGCTAA GCAAATCTGTAAAGAGTTCACCGATCTGCTGACTCAGGACCGTTCGCCTCTGGGGAACACGCGGCCGGCGCCCATCCTGGATCAGGGCATCCAGGGCTGCCTGACCCACTTCAGCCTCATCACCCACGGCTTCGGCTCGCCGGCCATCTGCGCCGCCATGACCTCCCTCCAGAACTACCTGAATGAGGCCCTCAAACAGGTGGACAAAATGTACCTGAGCTCGGGCAGCGACACGCAGGGCTCCTCCGACAACGGTAGCAAAGCCTCTGACAAAATGGAGAAGCACAGGAAATGA
- the tfap2c gene encoding transcription factor AP-2 gamma isoform X4, translated as MLWKLADNVKYEDDCEERHDGSSNGNPRLPHLPAVSQHIYSPSPSLSHSANSDFQPPYFPPPYQPISYPQSSDPYSHLGDPFNINSIHQSSSNQQQSWPGRHGQEGLGPHSRSGLASQILGLDGGSSGLRREGFRRPELLPPHAHSIESTIIGDNIGLHEMGHGLDDVQHVDDHSIIMADQTVIKKGPLSLPKGNSLGLPFQKESLLGMVSNPTEVFCSVPGRLSLLSSTSKYKVTVAEVQRRLSPPECLNASLLGGVLRRAKSKNGGRSLREKLDKIGLNLPAGRRKAANVTLLTALVEGEAVHLARDFGYSCETEFPAKAIAEYLGRPHVERNEVNSRKNMLLAAKQICKEFTDLLTQDRSPLGNTRPAPILDQGIQGCLTHFSLITHGFGSPAICAAMTSLQNYLNEALKQVDKMYLSSGSDTQGSSDNGSKASDKMEKHRK; from the exons ATGCTGTGGAAACTAGCAGATAACGTGAAGTACGAGGATGACTGTGAG GAAAGGCACGACGGGAGTAGCAATGGGAACCCCCGCTTACCTCACCTCCCCGCAGTGAGCCAGCACATTTACAGCCCGTCGCCGTCCCTCTCCCACTCCGCCAACTCAGACTTCCAACCCCCGTACTTCCCACCTCCATACCAGCCTATATCATACCCCCAGTCCAGTGACCCCTACTCGCACCTCGGCGACCCTTTCAACATCAACTCCATACACCAGTCGTCCTCTAACCAACAGCAGTCATGGCCGGGGCGACATGGTCAAGAAGGACTGGGACCTCATTCGCGAAGCGGACTCGCGAGCCAGATTCTGGGCCTGGATGGCGGCTCGTCCGGCTTGAGAAGAGAAGGCTTCCGTCGGCCAGAGCTGTTACCGCCTCACGCCCATAGCATTGAGTCAACCATCATTGGTGATAACATAGGACTGCATGAAATGGGCCATGGCCTGGATGATGTTCAA CATGTAGATGACCACAGTATTATAATGGCAGATCAGACAGTCATCAAAAAAG GCCCCTTGTCCCTCCCCAAGGGCAACTCATTGGGCCTGCCATTCCAGAAGGAGTCCCTGTTAGGCATGGTGTCCAACCCCACCGAGGTGTTCTGCTCAGTGCCTGGACGTCTCTCGCTTCTCAGCTCCACCTCCAAGTACAAGGTGACTGTGGCAGAGGTGCAACGGCGTCTGTCTCCTCCCGAATGCCTCAACGCCTCTTTGCTAGGGGGAGTCCTACGTAG AGCCAAGTCTAAAAATGGTGGCCGGTCATTGAGAGAGAAACTGGACAAGATTGGGCTCAACCTGCCCGCTGGAAGGAGAAAGGCTGCTAACGTCACCCTGTTAACTGCACTGGTAGAAG GAGAAGCCGTTCACTTAGCAAGGGATTTTGGCTACTCGTGTGAGACAGAGTTCCCGGCAAAGGCCATCGCTGAATACCTTGGTCGACCACACGTGGAACGTAATGAGGTCAACTCCCGCAAGAACATGCTCCTTGCTGCTAA GCAAATCTGTAAAGAGTTCACCGATCTGCTGACTCAGGACCGTTCGCCTCTGGGGAACACGCGGCCGGCGCCCATCCTGGATCAGGGCATCCAGGGCTGCCTGACCCACTTCAGCCTCATCACCCACGGCTTCGGCTCGCCGGCCATCTGCGCCGCCATGACCTCCCTCCAGAACTACCTGAATGAGGCCCTCAAACAGGTGGACAAAATGTACCTGAGCTCGGGCAGCGACACGCAGGGCTCCTCCGACAACGGTAGCAAAGCCTCTGACAAAATGGAGAAGCACAGGAAATGA